In Mastomys coucha isolate ucsf_1 unplaced genomic scaffold, UCSF_Mcou_1 pScaffold5, whole genome shotgun sequence, one genomic interval encodes:
- the LOC116077767 gene encoding ADP-ribosylation factor 2, which produces MGNVFEKLFKSLFGKKEMRILMVGLDAAGKTTILYKLKLGEIVTTIPTIGFNVETVEYKNISFTVWDVGGQDKIRPLWRHYFQNTQGLIFVVDSNDRERVNEAREELTRMLAEDELRDAVLLVFVNKQDLPNAMNAAEITDKLGLHSLRQRNWYIQATCATSGDGLYEGLDWLSNQLKNQK; this is translated from the exons ATGGGGAATGTTTTTGAAAAGCTGTTTAAAAGCCTCTTTGGGAAAAAGGAAATGCGGATTCTCATGGTAGGCTTAGATGCAGCTGGCAAAACGACGATCTTGTACAAACTGAAGCTCGGAGAGATTGTGACAACCATTCCTACCATAG GTTTCAACGTGGAGACCGTAGAGTATAAGAACATCAGCTTCACAGTCTGGGACGTTGGTGGCCAGGACAAAATCAGACCTTTATGGCGACATTACTTCCAGAACACTCAAG GTCTGATTTTCGTGGTTGACAGTAATGACCGAGAGCGGGTCAACGAGGCCCGGGAAGAACTGACCAGAATGCTAGCAGAAGATGAGCTCAGAGATGCAGTCTTGTTGGTGTTTGTAAACAAACAG gatcttcctaatgctatgaaTGCAGCAGAGATCACAGACAAGCTTGGCTTACATTCCCTTCGCCAGAGAAACTGGTACATTCAGGCCACCTGTGCGACCAGTGGAGATGGGCTTTACGAAGGCCTGGACTGGCTCTCCAACCAGCTCAAAAACCAGAAGTGA